A genomic region of Pseudomonas sp. KU43P contains the following coding sequences:
- a CDS encoding endonuclease/exonuclease/phosphatase family protein, whose amino-acid sequence MNKTMHAPDSIIEPLTTVQRLNVLTINVHKGFTPLNRRFILPELREAVRASGADLVFLQEVHGSHQQHAQRHPAWPQTPQYEFLADSMWPQFAYGRNAVYPHGDHGNALLSKFPIAEHRNLDVSIHGNEERGLLHCRLEVPGHEQVHAVCVHLGLREAHRQRQVRLLLDLLDSLPASAPVIVAGDFNDWRLKADAVLSQHLVEAFGERFGSPARSFPARLPLLRLDRIYLRNAMPSKAQVLAKYPWSHLSDHAPLAAEISL is encoded by the coding sequence GTGAACAAGACAATGCACGCCCCTGACAGCATCATCGAGCCGCTAACCACGGTCCAGCGCCTGAACGTGCTGACGATCAACGTGCACAAGGGTTTCACCCCGTTGAACCGGCGCTTCATCCTGCCGGAGCTGCGTGAAGCAGTGCGCGCCAGCGGTGCCGACCTGGTATTCCTGCAGGAGGTGCACGGCAGCCATCAGCAGCACGCCCAGCGCCACCCAGCCTGGCCGCAAACGCCGCAATACGAATTTCTTGCCGACAGCATGTGGCCGCAGTTCGCCTATGGGCGCAACGCGGTCTACCCCCACGGCGACCACGGCAATGCCCTGCTGTCGAAATTCCCCATCGCCGAGCACCGCAACCTGGACGTGTCGATCCATGGCAACGAGGAGCGCGGGCTGCTGCATTGCCGCCTGGAAGTGCCAGGCCATGAGCAGGTGCATGCGGTTTGCGTGCACCTGGGGCTGCGTGAGGCGCACCGGCAACGCCAGGTGCGGCTGCTGCTCGACCTGCTGGACAGCTTGCCGGCCTCTGCACCGGTGATCGTCGCGGGAGATTTCAACGATTGGCGACTGAAAGCCGATGCGGTGCTCTCGCAGCACCTGGTGGAAGCCTTCGGCGAGCGCTTCGGCAGCCCCGCCCGCAGCTTCCCGGCACGCCTGCCGCTGCTGCGCCTGGACCGCATCTACCTGCGCAATGCCATGCCGAGCAAAGCCCAGGTGCTGGCGAAATACCCTTGGTCGCACCTGTCCGACCATGCCCCTCTGGCCGCGGAGATCAGCTTGTGA
- the clsB gene encoding cardiolipin synthase ClsB, producing the protein MNRPWVEGNRVELLVNGEDYYPRVFEAMAQAREEILLETFIIFDDKVGQQLKQVLIDAARRGVRVELAVDGYGTADLPDAFILAMTEAGVRFHAFDPQPRLAGMRTNLFRRLHRKIVVVDGERAFIGGINYSADHLGDYGPMAKQDYAVEVRGPVVAQVHASSRRLMAPVLDPPSEVRPQVAPAGPASAVLVERDNARRRTDIEACYLQALRGARQRIMVANAYFFPGYRLLRELRNAARRGVHVTLILQGQPDMRWVRALSRLLYNYLLRDGVHIHEYCQRPLHGKVALVDDEWSTVGSSNLDPLSLSFNLEANLLIRDRAFNQHLHQHLSALASEQCKAVTLERMVRGYWWRAPLIFLCFHVIRHFPRIAGWFPAHRQRLRSLQPEVQAQGDLHEGNT; encoded by the coding sequence GTGAACAGACCCTGGGTAGAAGGCAACCGCGTCGAGTTGCTGGTCAACGGCGAGGACTATTACCCCCGCGTGTTCGAAGCCATGGCTCAAGCGCGTGAAGAAATCCTGCTGGAAACCTTCATCATTTTCGACGACAAGGTCGGCCAGCAGCTCAAGCAGGTGCTGATCGATGCAGCCAGGCGCGGAGTGCGGGTGGAGCTGGCGGTCGACGGCTACGGCACGGCAGACCTGCCGGATGCCTTCATCTTGGCCATGACCGAAGCGGGGGTGCGCTTCCATGCGTTCGACCCGCAACCACGGCTGGCCGGCATGCGCACCAACCTGTTCCGTCGCCTGCACCGCAAGATCGTGGTGGTCGACGGCGAGCGTGCGTTCATTGGCGGCATCAACTACAGCGCCGATCATCTTGGTGACTACGGGCCGATGGCCAAGCAAGACTATGCGGTGGAAGTGCGTGGGCCGGTAGTGGCCCAGGTGCATGCCTCCAGCCGCCGACTGATGGCGCCGGTGCTCGATCCACCCAGCGAAGTGCGCCCCCAGGTCGCCCCCGCCGGGCCGGCCAGTGCCGTGCTGGTCGAACGTGACAACGCGCGGCGTCGTACCGACATCGAAGCGTGCTACCTGCAGGCCCTGCGCGGCGCACGTCAGCGCATCATGGTGGCGAACGCCTATTTCTTCCCCGGTTACCGCTTGCTGCGCGAACTGCGCAACGCTGCACGCCGCGGGGTGCATGTGACGCTGATCCTGCAAGGCCAACCGGACATGCGCTGGGTCCGCGCTCTGTCGCGGTTGCTGTACAACTACCTACTGCGCGACGGCGTGCACATCCACGAATACTGCCAACGCCCACTGCACGGCAAGGTGGCGCTGGTGGACGATGAATGGTCGACCGTGGGCTCGAGCAACCTCGACCCGCTGAGCCTGTCGTTCAACCTCGAAGCCAACCTGCTGATCCGCGACCGGGCCTTCAATCAGCACCTGCACCAGCACCTCAGCGCACTGGCCAGCGAACAGTGCAAGGCGGTGACCCTGGAGCGCATGGTGCGCGGTTACTGGTGGAGGGCGCCGTTGATCTTCCTGTGCTTCCACGTCATCCGCCACTTTCCGCGCATCGCCGGCTGGTTTCCGGCGCATCGCCAGCGGTTGCGCTCGCTGCAGCCTGAAGTGCAGGCCCAGGGTGACCTTCACGAGGGGAATACCTGA
- a CDS encoding lysylphosphatidylglycerol synthase domain-containing protein, with protein sequence MADKRWHTWGKRLLTLLFIVLIPVLLYTLARNLDWNEVRQSLVAYKPSTLAIGLGLALCSYLTFASYDLLARAYTGHQLPARQVLPVAFVCYAFNLNFTTWVGGVALRYRLYGRLGLDTATITRILTLGLLTNWMGYMLLAGTVFALRLVKLPANWAVGATGLQIIGFVLLAIALGYLLACAFATRRTWHVRDHEITLPSLRLALCQVALGASNWALMAALIHWLLPGDLFYPSILGILLISCVAGVVAHIPAGLGVLEAVFLALLHGQLGQGSLVAALLGYRTLYYLIPLLLAVITYLVLEKRARTMRQSSKATLRKT encoded by the coding sequence ATGGCCGACAAGCGCTGGCATACCTGGGGCAAGCGCCTGCTGACCCTGCTGTTCATCGTGCTGATTCCGGTGCTGCTTTACACCTTGGCGCGCAACCTGGACTGGAACGAGGTGCGTCAGTCGCTGGTGGCCTACAAACCAAGCACCTTGGCCATTGGCCTGGGCCTGGCGTTGTGCAGTTACCTGACCTTCGCCAGCTACGATTTGCTGGCACGCGCCTACACCGGGCATCAGCTACCGGCGCGGCAGGTGCTGCCGGTAGCCTTCGTCTGTTATGCGTTCAACCTGAACTTCACCACCTGGGTCGGGGGTGTGGCGTTGCGATATCGGTTGTATGGCCGGCTGGGGCTGGATACGGCGACCATTACTCGGATCCTGACCCTGGGCCTGCTGACCAACTGGATGGGCTACATGTTGCTGGCCGGCACGGTGTTCGCGTTACGCCTGGTCAAGCTCCCGGCGAATTGGGCGGTTGGCGCCACCGGGTTGCAGATCATCGGCTTCGTACTGTTGGCGATCGCGCTGGGTTACCTGCTGGCCTGCGCCTTTGCCACACGCCGTACCTGGCACGTGCGTGATCACGAAATCACCTTGCCCTCGCTGCGCCTGGCGCTGTGCCAGGTGGCGCTGGGGGCCAGCAACTGGGCATTGATGGCAGCGCTGATTCACTGGTTGCTGCCGGGTGACCTGTTCTACCCCTCGATTCTCGGCATCTTGCTGATCAGTTGCGTGGCCGGCGTGGTCGCGCATATACCTGCCGGGCTGGGGGTGCTTGAAGCTGTGTTCCTGGCGCTTTTGCACGGCCAATTGGGCCAGGGCAGCTTGGTGGCGGCGCTGTTGGGCTATCGCACGCTGTATTACCTGATTCCGCTGCTGCTGGCGGTGATCACCTACCTGGTATTGGAGAAACGCGCACGGACCATGCGCCAAAGCAGCAAAGCGACTTTACGCAAGACCTGA
- a CDS encoding metallothionein, producing MNEQRCACAHCSCTVDDTALVRDGKAYCCEACAFGHRDGQPCRMGDCKCADTSHPEEGLAHRST from the coding sequence ATGAACGAGCAACGCTGTGCCTGTGCCCACTGTTCCTGCACGGTGGACGACACTGCCCTGGTGCGCGATGGCAAGGCGTACTGCTGCGAAGCCTGCGCCTTCGGCCACCGCGACGGCCAGCCGTGCCGCATGGGCGACTGCAAGTGCGCCGACACTTCGCACCCCGAGGAAGGTCTTGCCCACAGGTCCACATAG
- a CDS encoding phosphotransferase system, HPr-related protein — MARPDDPKPYVPREIDDTEDRMGSVHELDFDDRNDERQGRVGDERPAREVDQAFPPRRVAESGMTGGEALTDSAHEDNVTWDDMSPDTLLDESGARDADEPGDDEGPADQMLRRVDEREIGGGIGLDEAELARSDPLDGEPWTDDVVDDNPRK; from the coding sequence ATGGCTCGACCAGACGACCCCAAACCTTATGTCCCGCGGGAGATCGACGACACCGAAGACCGCATGGGCAGTGTCCACGAACTGGATTTCGACGACCGCAACGATGAGCGTCAAGGCCGCGTAGGGGATGAGCGGCCGGCACGTGAAGTGGATCAGGCGTTTCCGCCGCGGCGGGTGGCCGAAAGCGGCATGACCGGTGGCGAGGCGCTGACCGACAGCGCGCACGAAGACAACGTCACCTGGGATGACATGAGCCCGGACACGTTGCTGGATGAAAGTGGCGCACGCGATGCCGACGAGCCAGGCGACGACGAAGGCCCGGCAGATCAGATGCTGCGCAGGGTCGATGAGCGCGAGATCGGCGGTGGCATTGGCCTGGACGAAGCCGAACTGGCCCGCTCCGATCCTCTGGACGGTGAGCCCTGGACCGATGACGTAGTGGACGACAACCCGAGGAAATGA
- the ligD gene encoding DNA ligase D yields MAKPLQEYQRKRDFTATPEPSGKRGRGKAHALQFCIQKHDASHLHYDFRLELDGTLKSWAIPKGPSLDPKVRRLAVHVEDHPLDYASFEGTIPEGHYGAGDVIVWDRGIWEPEGNAREAYAKGKLRFRLQGEKLSGVWNLFRTHLAGKKQQWMLVKSNDGEARSEKDYSIVEAQPDSVLSDRTLLPRRPAKAAQAPARRKRATTGKKVALPVTLQPQLATLVDSPPSGHWRYEVKFDGYRILARIEGDDVRLFTRNGHDWSSKMPRQVAALRALGLDSAWLDGEMVVNGEHGISDFQALQNAFDTDNDEQIVYYLFDLLYLSGQDLRQLPLQDRRDTLRKLLESHTVELQFSADFDQPVESLLDSACRLQLEGLIGKRQDSPYVGKRSADWIKLKCKQRQEFVVVGYTDPKGSRTAFGALLLALHDHDSGELRYAGKVGSGFSAATLDSIHARLKPLEVAKPALANPPTGAEARGVHWLEPKLLAEVAYAQMTRDGSVRHAVFHGLRDDKPACAIDLERPMPGKNTPNEAPLGTLRLTHPDRVIDATSGITKREVAEYYAEVAPWILPQLKHRPVALVRAPEGLAGELFFQKNAGQLHIPNVLSYEKAEAGQAAMVINRADTLLGAVQMNMLELHTWNATDKDFDKPDRFVLDLDPDPALPWKAMLEATQLTLTLLDELGLKVFLKTSGGKGMHLIVPLTRRDGWDAVKDFSHAIVNYLAKLFPDRLSAVSGPKNRVGRIFIDYLRNGQGATTACAYSLRAREGLPVSVPIWREELAQLKGANQWHIGNLRERLADLDDPWAALPKTRQSITARMRKQMGMA; encoded by the coding sequence ATGGCCAAGCCCCTGCAGGAGTACCAGCGCAAGCGCGATTTCACGGCCACGCCCGAGCCCAGCGGCAAGCGTGGCCGTGGCAAGGCTCATGCCCTGCAGTTCTGTATCCAGAAGCACGACGCCAGCCACCTGCATTACGACTTTCGCCTGGAACTCGACGGCACGCTGAAAAGCTGGGCCATTCCCAAAGGCCCGTCGCTGGACCCGAAGGTGCGGCGCCTGGCCGTGCATGTCGAAGACCACCCGCTCGACTACGCAAGCTTCGAAGGCACTATCCCCGAAGGCCATTACGGCGCCGGCGACGTGATCGTCTGGGACCGGGGCATCTGGGAGCCCGAAGGCAACGCTCGGGAAGCCTATGCAAAGGGCAAGCTGCGCTTTCGCCTGCAGGGTGAAAAGCTCAGCGGCGTTTGGAATCTGTTCCGCACCCACCTGGCGGGCAAGAAGCAGCAGTGGATGCTGGTCAAGTCCAACGACGGCGAGGCCCGCAGCGAAAAGGACTACAGCATCGTCGAGGCTCAACCCGACAGTGTGCTCAGCGACCGTACTCTCCTGCCACGGCGCCCTGCCAAGGCCGCCCAGGCACCTGCCAGGCGCAAGCGGGCCACGACAGGCAAGAAAGTAGCCTTGCCCGTCACGTTGCAACCGCAACTCGCGACCCTGGTCGACTCACCGCCCAGCGGCCACTGGCGCTACGAAGTCAAGTTCGACGGCTACCGAATACTGGCGCGCATCGAAGGCGACGATGTTCGGCTGTTCACCCGCAACGGTCATGACTGGAGCAGCAAGATGCCCCGCCAGGTCGCCGCATTGCGTGCCTTGGGCCTCGATTCGGCCTGGCTGGACGGCGAGATGGTGGTCAATGGCGAGCACGGCATCTCAGACTTCCAGGCCCTGCAGAACGCCTTCGACACCGACAACGACGAGCAGATCGTCTACTACCTGTTCGACCTGCTCTACCTCAGCGGCCAGGACCTGCGCCAGTTGCCCCTGCAGGACCGACGCGACACCCTGCGCAAACTGCTGGAAAGCCACACGGTCGAGCTGCAGTTCTCTGCCGACTTTGACCAGCCCGTCGAATCACTGCTCGACAGCGCCTGCCGGCTGCAGCTCGAAGGCCTGATCGGCAAACGCCAGGACAGCCCCTATGTGGGCAAGCGCAGCGCCGACTGGATCAAGCTCAAGTGCAAACAGCGCCAGGAGTTCGTGGTCGTCGGCTACACCGACCCCAAGGGCAGCCGCACGGCGTTTGGTGCTCTGCTGTTGGCGCTGCATGACCACGACAGCGGCGAGCTGCGCTATGCCGGCAAGGTCGGCAGTGGCTTCAGCGCCGCCACCCTGGACAGCATCCATGCACGCCTCAAGCCGCTGGAGGTGGCCAAGCCGGCTCTGGCCAACCCGCCGACTGGCGCCGAAGCCCGCGGCGTGCATTGGCTCGAACCGAAACTGTTGGCGGAAGTCGCCTACGCCCAAATGACCCGCGACGGCTCCGTTCGCCACGCGGTGTTCCACGGCCTGCGCGATGACAAACCCGCCTGCGCCATCGACCTGGAGCGCCCGATGCCTGGCAAGAACACCCCCAACGAAGCCCCCCTGGGCACCCTGCGCCTGACCCACCCGGACCGGGTGATCGACGCCACCTCCGGCATCACCAAGCGCGAAGTCGCGGAATATTACGCCGAGGTAGCGCCCTGGATCCTGCCCCAGCTCAAGCACCGCCCGGTGGCCCTGGTACGTGCGCCCGAGGGGCTGGCGGGCGAGCTGTTCTTCCAGAAGAACGCCGGCCAGCTGCACATCCCCAACGTGCTCAGCTACGAGAAAGCCGAAGCCGGCCAGGCCGCCATGGTCATCAACCGCGCAGACACCCTGCTTGGCGCCGTGCAGATGAACATGCTCGAACTGCACACCTGGAATGCCACCGACAAGGACTTCGATAAGCCCGACCGCTTCGTGCTCGATCTCGACCCCGACCCGGCGCTGCCGTGGAAGGCCATGCTCGAAGCCACCCAGCTGACCTTGACCCTGCTCGACGAACTGGGCCTGAAGGTGTTTCTCAAGACCAGCGGCGGCAAGGGCATGCACCTGATCGTGCCGCTCACCCGGCGTGACGGCTGGGATGCGGTGAAGGATTTCAGCCACGCCATCGTCAACTACCTGGCCAAGCTGTTCCCCGACCGCCTCAGCGCCGTGTCCGGGCCGAAGAACCGGGTCGGGCGCATCTTCATCGATTACCTGCGCAATGGCCAGGGCGCTACCACCGCCTGCGCCTATTCCCTGCGGGCCCGCGAGGGGTTGCCGGTGTCGGTACCGATCTGGCGCGAAGAGCTGGCCCAGCTCAAAGGCGCCAATCAATGGCACATCGGCAACCTGCGCGAGCGCCTGGCTGACCTCGACGACCCGTGGGCGGCGCTTCCCAAGACCCGCCAATCGATCACCGCACGCATGCGCAAACAGATGGGGATGGCATGA
- a CDS encoding acyl-CoA dehydrogenase family protein — protein MSIIQDFDLNTLDSLLRTFSERPQALNLDTKLAELMQALLADHLDLLPLPGQGHTLQRWQTLARIAGCDLALAKLYEGHTDALAILAECGAAHLVGDAVWGVWAAEPPDARARIVARDGDQVRLAGRKAWCSGALQIDRALITAWAEDAQPQLVAIELAHDRQHLQVDRWQAVGMAITTSVEIEFDDAPGIAVGQPGQYLTRPGFWHGGAGIAACWYGAAEALADYLREQCRKPRPDPHAQAHLGAVDAALYGARAALRDCAAWIDRHPGSDASLEVRRVRAQVEQSVEQVIHHVGRALGATPFCRSSHFARLSADLPVFLRQSHAERDLAALGQQLAQVPAGAWQL, from the coding sequence ATGAGCATCATCCAGGACTTCGACTTGAACACCCTCGACAGCCTGTTGCGCACGTTCAGCGAGCGCCCCCAGGCCCTCAACCTCGACACCAAGCTGGCCGAACTGATGCAGGCGCTGCTGGCCGACCACCTCGACCTGCTGCCGCTGCCCGGCCAGGGGCATACCCTGCAGCGCTGGCAGACTCTGGCGCGGATCGCCGGCTGCGACCTGGCCCTGGCGAAACTGTACGAAGGCCACACCGACGCCCTGGCGATCCTGGCCGAATGTGGCGCCGCGCACCTTGTTGGGGACGCCGTCTGGGGCGTCTGGGCCGCCGAGCCGCCCGATGCCCGCGCCCGCATCGTCGCCCGCGACGGCGACCAGGTGCGCTTGGCCGGGCGCAAGGCCTGGTGCTCCGGCGCCCTGCAGATCGACCGCGCATTGATCACCGCCTGGGCCGAGGATGCCCAACCACAGCTGGTGGCCATCGAGCTGGCCCATGACCGCCAGCACCTGCAGGTCGACCGTTGGCAGGCGGTGGGCATGGCCATCACCACCAGTGTCGAGATCGAATTCGACGACGCCCCCGGTATCGCGGTGGGCCAGCCGGGCCAATACCTGACGCGCCCGGGTTTCTGGCACGGTGGCGCCGGGATTGCCGCCTGCTGGTACGGCGCCGCCGAAGCCCTGGCGGACTACTTGCGCGAGCAGTGCCGCAAGCCGCGCCCCGACCCCCATGCCCAGGCGCACCTCGGCGCCGTGGATGCCGCGCTGTACGGCGCCCGGGCAGCGCTTCGCGATTGCGCCGCGTGGATCGATCGCCATCCCGGTAGCGACGCCAGCCTCGAGGTGCGCCGGGTGCGCGCCCAGGTCGAACAGTCGGTCGAGCAGGTCATCCACCATGTGGGCCGCGCCCTGGGTGCGACGCCGTTCTGCCGCAGCAGCCACTTTGCGCGGTTGAGCGCCG